One Plasmodium relictum strain SGS1 genome assembly, chromosome: 2 genomic region harbors:
- a CDS encoding tRNAHis guanylyltransferase, putative, with translation MANSKFSYVKLYEEEKKILFNCYFVLRIDGCDFKKFIKVHEYSKPNDIGGLNLMNECAIEVLKKFHEIDLCYGHSDEYSFLFRKSTKIWNRRYDKILSSVVSYFTSSFVYKWKIFFKKDLVYPPSFDARIIIYPSEKEIKDYFSWRQVDCHINTQYNECFWNLILKDNYTNEEAHKFLLTTQTKDKNELLFSRYNINYNNIPEMFRRGTIIIRNKNYQKNCSNIKFREGFDSIIKLDNYQNINDDYNINTNKHVKDNFNLDTNENIADNSDIKCNQEFNDISSKYIISHENLISEKFWNKYDYIFKKREKKEE, from the coding sequence ATGGCTAATAGCAAATTTTCTTATGTAAAGTTATATgaagaagagaaaaaaattttatttaattgttACTTTGTATTAAGAATAGATGGATGTgactttaaaaaatttataaaagttcATGAATATAGCAAGCCTAATGATATAGGAGgattaaatttaatgaatgAATGTGCTATtgaagtattaaaaaaatttcatgaAATAGACTTATGTTATGGACATTCAGATGAGTATAGTTTCTTGTTTAGAAAAAGTACAAAAATATGGAATAGAAGATACGATAAAATACTTAGTAGTGTTGTTTCATATTTTACTTCTTCTTTTGTATATAAatggaaaatattttttaaaaaagatttaGTTTATCCTCCATCTTTTGATGCACGAATTATTATTTACCCAtctgaaaaagaaataaaggaTTATTTTTCCTGGAGACAAGTAGATTGTCATATTAATACTCAATATAATGAATGCTTTtggaatttaattttaaaagataattatACGAATGAAGAAGctcataaatttttattaacaacTCAAACAAAGGATAAAAACGAATTATTGTTCAGTcgttataatattaattataataatattcctGAAATGTTTCGAAGAGGAACGATTATAATTAGAAATAagaattatcaaaaaaattgttcgaatataaaatttagaGAAGGATTTGAtagtattattaaattaGACAACtatcaaaatataaatgatgattataatataaatactaACAAACATGTGAAAGATAATTTTAACTTAGAtactaatgaaaatattgcTGATAATTCTGATATTAAATGTAATCAAGAATTTAATGATATTTCAAGTAAATACATTATTTCTCATGAAAATTTAATCAGTGAAAAATTTTGGAATAAGTatgattatatttttaaaaaaagggaaaaaaaagaagaataa